cctcactatctccttgggtttccccccccccccccccccaccccaccccttcccaccttactagtttaaatcctcccaagcagttctagcaaatctccctgccagtaaattagcccccttccaatttagatgaatccgttcttcttgtacaggtcacttctatcctaAAAGAGggtccaatgatccaaaaatgtgaatccttctcccatacaccagctcctcagccatgcattcatctgctctatcctcctattcctgccctcactagctcgtagaaCTGGgactaatccagatattactacccttgagggcctcctttttaaatttctgccgaactctctgtaatctcccttcagaatctcaaccttttccctttctatgtcgttggttccaacgCGGACATTGAACTCCTGCTGGCccttctcccccgtgagaacattctgcaccctctctgagacatccttgatcctggcaccagggaaacaacgcACCATTCTggtttttctctgctggccacagaaacgtctgtctctacctctgactacagaaccccctaacacaattgatctgttggaagccgacgtactcctcgttgcattagagccagtgtcaataccagaaacttggctattcGTGTTATGTCCCTCTGAGAATCCACCACCCCCTATTTTTTCCAAAACAGCgtcctgtttgaaatgggtataccCACAAatgactcctgccctaggtgctgacctatctcacccttcctggagttaacccatctatgtgactatatctgagactttccccccttcctataactgccatcaatcacatactgttgctgttgcaaattcctcattgcttctatctgtctctgcaaccgatccactcgatctgaaaAGATACAATCAAAACCTCAAACAAATATCGTGCAGTAAATCGTTACAGTCCAACAGCAAGGAcacagaccctttgtttcaaccactctatgctgaccatgttcccacagtaaactagtctcacctgcccaccaaaagagaaaatgttggaaaatctcagcaggtctggcagcatctgtaaggagagaaaagagttgacgtttcgagtctaactgacccttcgtCAAAGCTCTTGGTTTAATAGGCTGAGGATATTCtattttggataaatgtgaggtattgcattttgataaaattaACAAGGGCAGGACTCATTCAATTAAAAATAGAGCCGTGGGaattgttgtagaacagagagaccaggGAGTCAGGAATATAATTGTTTGAAGTGTGCGCCACATGCAGACGGAGTGGTTAAGAACGCGTTTAGGACGTTTGCCTTCAGTGTTCAgagctttgagtacaggagtagagACATCATGTTTAAGATGTACAGTAggttggtgaggccttttctggagtattgggtccagttctgatcgcccaGTAATACGTATGATatcattaaactggagagggttcagaagagatttaccaggatgttgccaggctggAGAGATtgtgacttttctcactggagcgtaggaggttagggggtgacctaatagaggtttatgaaatcacgaGGGATTTCGCAAAGGTGAATGGCATGTGATTTCTTTTTCGTCGGGCGACGAATTTCAAGACTGGGGCAAATTTTGAAGATGAGCAgaggaagattttaaaaagaactgaggaacaactttttttgcacagagtgtggttcatgtgtggaatgaactttcagacgATGTGGTGGATGTTAATACAGTTAGAACATATAAAAGACATTTGCATAAGTAAACAAATAGGAAATGTTCGGAGGTATATGAGCCAAGTGTAAGCAGGTAGGGCgagttttgtttgggattataCTCGGCATGGACTGTTTgcgccgaaggatctgtttccgtgctgtatgacgcTGTGACTCTATATACAAGGAGGACGTCACGAACTGAAAGAGTAAATCATGAACAACATAATTAGTTGTATTTAATAATTATAAATGCTTTCCTCTGAGCAGTCCACAGGGTCAATGGGCACGTCAATTGGTGACGGCAGTAATTCAGCAGCGGCAGCTGCTTAGTGTCTACAGTTGAATGTTGTTCCAGGAACAAGAACCGTGGGTTTTCCACAAACGTGATACGGAAACTGTTTTGAGGGAGGAGGAAAGGCATCATGAAATAGAGCAGCAGGGGGCGCACTCTACATGCGTGGGCAGAGCTGGCGGTGCGCTAACACTGACGTTCACCGCAAACCCGTGCACTTTGAAGAAGGCAGAGTCTGTGATCACGGAAACCCtgcctctccatctccaataCTCCGTCACCCTGAGCAAGGTGTCATGGGTGAAGCTCATGTCATGGGTACAGTAGAAGTGGGTTCGTCGTAGCTGTCCATAACAGACAGTGCAAATTCGGAAGTACACGTTTCACGTTATTCACCAATGCATTGGACACGTCAGATACACGTCAAGAATTTAGAGCGGCAGGTGCACACATTTTACGAAAGAGACAATGACAGAGACCTACTTGCAAAAACTAACAGATGCTTTGGTGAAAACTTAATTTGTTCCAGAAAGAGTTAAAAGTTTTGATCTGATATAGCAAGTCTTTTCAACACTGCTGTGGTGCAAGCCATCAGAACGTTGCGTTCAGCTTAGACAGGCACAAGTGGCTGTCTCTGCTCTGCCAGCCAGTTTCAAATGCGTTCAGGAGAGAGTCGCTGAACTGACAGCAGCTGTAACTTCGTCCTGCAGCAGCTCAGCGCCGAATTATCTGCTGCTGAGCATGACCTGTGGGGCTGGAGAGGGCAGGTCATAGATGCGAGAAAGATACAAACAGACTTCAGGTCTTTACATCCCTCACATCCGCTCACCCAGCCCTCATTGTTTTAAAAGCCCAGGTACTGGCAGCGAGATTTCCCCCTCCACCTTCCGATTGCCTTCTTTATTTGCAGTTTATTGCGAGGTCAGATCATGCCTATTAGTTCTTTCCCCATAAATTACAGTCATTGTTAATTGTCCCACAATTCTGTAGTAACATGCAAGTCATCAGTGAAGTGGTAAACGTCCAGAAGTGGAGGGCaaagctttagggtgagaggcgaaatatatgaaaaggaccgaaggggcaacattttcacgcagagactggtgcgtgtatggaatgagctgccagcggaagtggtggaagatggtgcaattaaaaggcatctggatgcgtatatgaatagaaagggttttgaggatatgggccaagtgctggcaaatgggactagattaggtaaggatacctggtcagcatggatgagttgatccgaagggtgtgtttccgtcTTGTACATCTCgatagctctatgactctaaatcagcACAATTTCTTTGCAAATGCTTTGCAGTGGTTTAATTTTCATGGTTTTTCAAGGAGAATTTGATGACAAAATAAAGTCACTTATTTCAATTTGAAGTGAGACAATGATGTCTGATTCGGGTTGAAAGCTACGGGACTTCGTCTTTTCAGTGTTTAGCAGCTGAAGTCCCCTCAGAATGCACTAAGTTTCAATGAAATAGACTTTCATTCCAGAGAACCCCCAAAAGATACGGACGCAATGTACTCAGCCTCACAACCCTGTGTTTCCAGGAAATTATCACATGACCCTTCCCTGGAGCAGCTGCAATGCAAGGATATCCTTCTTTAAGTATGAAACCGAAACTATGCACGGTATCACCCAACAACCTTCTTCCATACCCAAAGGCTACTCTTATGCAATTAGAGCGAGATTCACTTATTCTTACTCTCCCAACCCTTCCTTTGCAAATTGTTGTACTTGTTTCTGTACTCATAAACTGAAAATGTTATGGGCATTAATATTTCGACTTTTCATAGAAGTTATAAATATTCTGCTTTGTTATTTGGTCTGCCAAGTGGATACTTTGTCCAAGTTGAGCATATTTTGGATTCAATCAACCCCTCTTTATGAATTTTCAGCCTGTTTGTGTCCTCCACCGCCTTGCACTCTGAATTCCCATTTGGCTTTGCATTATCAGCCAACTTGGATACGTTGGTATTTACATTTGAATTATGCCATCCATGTGTTGTATAAATCACCGAGGTCCCAGTGCTGGATCAGGCCCAAACAACGTATTTCCAATCTATGCATATTTAGGGAggcaaagttaaaactcacacaacaccaggttctagtccaaaaTGTCTATTTGAATCCACCAGTTTTCAGAGTGCTATTACTTGATGAACGAGcaccgctccgaaagctagcgcttccaaatagacctgttggactataacctggtgtcgtgtgatttttaactttgtccaccacaggCCAACACCCTGCTCACCCACATCATATTTCGGGAGGGCCACGAGAATGTTTATGCCTAGCTGGATTTTGCTTGAATCAATAACTTGGAGCGGAAAAGTTTAATATCAGGCCCATGTTACAAGGATCGGTAGGGACTGAAAACCCGCTTCATGTGTTTGGTCAATTTTGAGAATATCCTCAAGCACTCCCTTGAGCGCGGAGCTAAGATCGTTGTAATGTGGTGCAACAGCTTTACCTGAGTTATAATCTCAGATATCGATGATAAAGGAAGAACCAACAGAGGTATAAGATCGTCCTGCTGTGTGCACTGGGCCAAAAGTTAAGTGACGCTACTACAGGAGGCAAAGAAATAAACACTCAGATTTTGACGTAATAGTTTAGCTAATGGACAGCCCTTATAAGTCACAACTTGAAATCTTAGAAAATATTTTATGTAAGGAATTGTGTCATAGTATCAAGTGAAAATCCTTGCAATAAATACAAATGCGTACAAAACACGCTGTTTACTGAAAGTTCCCTCAGTTTTACAAAACTGTTGGCAAAAACACGTTTTACTTCTtacattattttattttaatagAAGGCGGCTCTACGCATTTCtacaactatttacaatatatCTTGAATCAAACGTAAGAAGATAAGATTGCAAAATATTCGAATCTTAGGTTTAATTAATTTAACCTTTAGAATAAAAACAGGAAAATTCTGGGAATACTCAACATGCATTGCAGATTCCGGTGGAAAGAAAGAGGCAATATTTTGTTGTCGTGTTCTTTCATCAGAAACTGAAGAAAACTTTCACAGTTTAATTCCATACTCATTCACGGGATCATTTTGGATGCAAGAACCCGCCATCTGCTTCGTTACTGACGTATCGCCTATTAAGTCACAAATCCAAAGATTTGTTCTTAACGTCCTGAGTGTGAGAGACATTATTGGGATTTCATTACCCATTCAAACTGCAGCGGAAATAGCGTGAGTTACACAAAACGTCTGCATCTCGGTTTTTCATTTCCATTGGAAGTTCATGCCCGTTCCTCAATCCATTTGTGACATATTTGTCTGTTTTCTTTTCACAACGTTCCTTGGTGTCATGACCGTTCAATGGAGAAACTGTGTAACTTCGAAACTGGAATAGATCATTCATCATTTCAACCCTGTTCAGAAATTTAATGACATATCGTTGATCTGTGGGCCTGCCCCATATTCCTGACTTTGGCCCATAATTTAAAATGAACATTAATGGATGATTTCAACTCAGCCACTCAGTCTCAAAATGCAATCTCAAAATTCCTTCAACGAACAGTAACTGCAAGGAAGGTGATAGAAAACGGAAGTGCTACAAAATCAATGTGCAGAGGATGTTAAAATGCAGAGAATAAACAGAAGATTCTGGCTATATCAGTTCAGGAAATGTTGTGCTTGAGTATAGCTGTCCATCCCAGTGACCAATTGTCGGAGTCGGAGCCAATACTGGCAGGACTGGATCCTCATCACCTCGACATTTGGGTGTTGAGTCTATGTGCCAAAGAGGCGATGCAAGCTTCAGCACAAAatgctgcggatgctggaaatcataaacaaacacagacagtactgaagaagcacagcaggtctggcagcaacaaAAACAGAGGCAACGTTTCGCGTTCTCTGGAACTGAAGCAGTCTCTGAACTCGATATGTTACAGCTTTTTGTGACATCTTGTTGTTGCTTGTTCCAAGTATTCACATTCAATTTAGCAATATAGAATGTACAGAACACACGCTGGGCGCGTGGTAAGGCTTTTGGTAAGTTGAACTTCTATAGAAAGGTCACAAAATGAAATGTGGATCCAATTTCTTGCTCCACGATATTTCCTGCAATGATATGGACAGatattttctttttactcttgcaATTTCCGCATCCGCTGCATCTCGCTTTTCCATAACCTTCCTTGTATTTGCTGTCCACTGAAGAGATTTTGAGATTGTCTTTGGGTCTCGGAGATTGATTAGTTGAGATGAAAATATTAATTTGCATAACAGCAGAGGGCAACACCCTCTTGGTGTCAGGCCTTATTAAAAGAGTGAACCTTTCAGATACTGAATCCATCTGGTTTCACAGCTCTCAGTGCATCTCAACCTCGTTAAACTTTTCACCATGTCTGACTGGGCACGTGTTGTTGTGTTCTCTTTCTGCCTTGCAGGTGGGTGTTCTCATATTAGATTTACTGTGAAATCCATTTTGTGAGGATTATTCGGGGTGATCTTTCCAGTGTGTATATATTCAACAGTTTCAATAATTGATCAAAGTATACAGCAGTAAGAATTTCGATTATTGTTTCCCCTCCAGTTTCGAGCGCAGAGATTACGGTAAATCAACCGCTTTCAAAATCGACTTCCCCCGGAGGGACCGTCCAGATTAGTTGCACCTTGTCAGGTGTCACCTTAGGAAGAGCCACCATTTATTGGTATCAGCAGAAACCCGGAAATGCTCCTCGGTATCTGCTTTATCACTGGACTGGCAGCAGCACGAACAGAGCCTCAGGTGTTCCAGACCGGTTTTCGGGCTCTGTCTCCGGCAACACAGGAACGTTAAGTATCAGTAACGTTGAATCGGGAGACATCGGGGACTATTACTGTGCCTTATGGAGCAACGACATTTACTTCTTCGGCACAGGCACCAAGCTGATCGTAGGCAGTGAGTAAAACCTCTTTTCCTATAGAATTCAACATTTGATTCAGTTGAAGAATAAATATTTTATTTAGCAGCAATTGTAACATCCTGTTCACAATGGAATATAAATTAATTCCAAATGATCTAGAGCCACCCCGTTAACTGGTTAAGAACAGTCTCGCAGGTTTGTAAGGTTTTCAGCTGAGTGAGTCCAGGCTTGTGCTGCTTAACCGCAGCCTCAATAACAACTGACGCCAGAGTCTCTGTGCCAGAGGACGGGGACAGGTCCAAGTAACAAATATAGAAATTGCtcgagaaattcagcaggtctaacATTCCCTgtgcagtgaaagcagagttgacgtttcgagtccggtcactcttcatcagaacttgacgttaactctgctttctctccacagatgctatcagacctgctgagtttctccagaaatttctcttTTATTGCTTTAGATGCCCACAATTCATATTCCTTGTTATTTTAATGATACATTTAGGACTCTTGATTTCTGTCCCCGATCGTCGCCGGGGAGTACCAATAGTGGACCCTCGGGCAGTGAGGAGATCGAGCTCAATAATGTTTTATCCCGTCTCTTTAATATTTTATCAAAAAGACGCAGTAGCGATTTTCACACGTGCTTAAATAGATGAGCTTTGAGATACAAAGTTGTCCGAATGCTAATGGCGAGTGAATTCAAAAGTGGTTGCGCATTGACAGCGCATCCAACAGAAAGCTGAATTC
The window above is part of the Chiloscyllium punctatum isolate Juve2018m chromosome 17, sChiPun1.3, whole genome shotgun sequence genome. Proteins encoded here:
- the LOC140487688 gene encoding immunoglobulin lambda-1 light chain-like codes for the protein MSDWARVVVFSFCLAVSSAEITVNQPLSKSTSPGGTVQISCTLSGVTLGRATIYWYQQKPGNAPRYLLYHWTGSSTNRASGVPDRFSGSVSGNTGTLSISNVESGDIGDYYCALWSNDIYFFGTGTKLIVGSPRKPSVSLLPPSSVQITEKNTATLVCLVSGFSPGAVEIEWTVDGSVKGNGIETSRIQKETDNTFSVSSYLTLSASEWNSHDLYSCGVKHETQATPFQTSISRSSCM